The Methanobacteriaceae archaeon genome has a window encoding:
- a CDS encoding methanogenesis marker 17 protein, which translates to MLVECYDKKGAEVYEIIIKQIFQDLVLGSSVEDLKAYVNPDDPVFVLAIKMRKTSSVILFEDVANLMYNKQKDVTTILVDNENYLPNILKELWKRFSRDEIYQPNRYQLEISGDHTDLNTLVVDDPHSNLQRRIYDAIFRILPEGFKIIKDLSTEDIIAVVATDELIMDAWIEKAHEYIGELNKGM; encoded by the coding sequence ATGTTAGTTGAATGTTATGACAAAAAGGGAGCAGAAGTTTATGAAATCATCATTAAACAGATTTTCCAGGATTTGGTGCTTGGTTCTTCTGTTGAGGATTTAAAAGCTTATGTTAATCCTGATGACCCTGTATTTGTTTTAGCTATTAAAATGAGGAAAACCTCAAGTGTTATTCTATTTGAAGATGTTGCTAATTTAATGTACAACAAACAAAAAGATGTTACAACTATCTTGGTAGATAACGAAAACTACCTTCCAAATATTCTCAAAGAGTTATGGAAAAGGTTTTCAAGAGATGAAATCTATCAGCCAAATAGATACCAACTTGAAATTAGTGGAGATCACACAGATTTAAACACTCTTGTAGTTGATGACCCTCATTCAAACTTACAAAGACGTATCTACGACGCAATATTCAGGATTTTACCTGAAGGATTCAAAATCATTAAGGATTTGTCCACTGAAGATATTATAGCTGTTGTTGCTACTGATGAGTTAATTATGGATGCTTGGATTGAGAAAGCACATGAGTATATTGGTGAACTTAACAAAGGCATGTAG
- the mtnA gene encoding S-methyl-5-thioribose-1-phosphate isomerase → MKTLEWEDNKLKLIDQTKLPDELTYVYCENYQDVIVAIRDMIVRGAPAIGVSAAFGMALADIEGVDLNKAAVEIKAARPTAVNLFWAVDRVLNSSDALGEALKMYEEDMATNRAIGKFGAEVIDEGDTILTHCNAGALACVDYGTALGVIRAAHEQGKNINVICDETRPRGQGASLSVWEMQQENIPVKLIPDVASGFLMSQGKIDKVVIGADRIARGGVVNKVGSFMVALAAKHHNIPFYVAAPYSTFDNEISIFDTVIEERDGDEVRYYGGARICPEGTDVINPAFDITPKELITGIITEKGIIDPI, encoded by the coding sequence ATGAAAACACTTGAATGGGAAGATAATAAATTAAAGCTTATTGATCAAACAAAACTTCCTGATGAATTGACTTATGTTTATTGTGAAAATTATCAGGATGTTATTGTAGCAATTAGAGATATGATTGTTCGTGGTGCTCCAGCTATTGGAGTTTCAGCAGCTTTTGGAATGGCACTTGCAGATATTGAGGGTGTTGATTTAAACAAAGCAGCTGTTGAAATTAAAGCTGCAAGACCAACTGCAGTTAATTTATTCTGGGCAGTTGATAGAGTATTAAACAGCAGTGATGCTCTTGGTGAAGCATTAAAAATGTATGAAGAAGACATGGCAACAAATAGAGCTATTGGAAAATTTGGTGCTGAAGTAATTGATGAAGGAGACACTATTTTAACTCACTGTAATGCTGGTGCTCTTGCTTGTGTAGATTATGGAACTGCACTTGGTGTAATCAGAGCTGCTCACGAACAGGGAAAGAATATTAATGTAATTTGTGATGAAACCCGTCCTCGTGGACAAGGTGCAAGCTTAAGTGTCTGGGAAATGCAACAGGAAAACATTCCAGTTAAATTAATTCCTGATGTAGCATCCGGATTTTTAATGTCTCAGGGTAAAATCGATAAAGTCGTTATAGGTGCAGACAGAATTGCACGTGGTGGTGTTGTAAATAAAGTAGGTTCATTTATGGTTGCACTTGCTGCTAAACATCATAATATTCCATTTTACGTAGCTGCTCCATATTCAACTTTCGATAATGAAATTTCAATATTTGACACAGTCATCGAAGAAAGAGATGGTGATGAAGTCAGATATTATGGTGGGGCTAGAATCTGTCCTGAAGGAACTGATGTAATTAACCCTGCTTTTGATATAACTCCAAAAGAATTAATTACTGGTATTATTACTGAAAAAGGAATTATTGACCCAATTTAA
- the dph5 gene encoding diphthine synthase — MFYLVGLGLFDEKDISLKGLECLRNVDKIYAEFFTSRLFGSSFDAIEELIGQKIEVLVRGEVEEESKFIQEAKTSDVALITGGDPLIATTHSDFLVRCSKLGIDYEVIHGSSILSSAPAISGLQGYKFGKVTTIPFPDYNFYPKSPYEAIEENLKMDLHTLVLLDIQAHKDRYMTVNQGLEYLMNIHDSLEREGLVDENTLAMGIARVGSKDVCVKAGKISELIDYDFGGPLHCIVIPSKLHIVEAEYLVEIAGADPQILDDI, encoded by the coding sequence ATGTTTTATTTAGTGGGTTTAGGATTATTTGATGAAAAAGATATATCCTTAAAAGGTTTGGAATGTTTAAGGAATGTTGATAAAATTTATGCTGAATTTTTCACTTCAAGATTATTTGGTTCTAGTTTTGATGCAATTGAAGAGTTGATTGGTCAAAAAATCGAAGTATTGGTTAGGGGAGAAGTTGAAGAGGAAAGTAAATTTATTCAGGAAGCTAAAACTAGTGATGTTGCCCTTATTACTGGTGGAGACCCGTTAATTGCAACTACTCACAGTGATTTTTTAGTTCGCTGCTCTAAATTGGGAATTGATTATGAAGTTATTCATGGTTCCTCAATTTTATCTTCTGCACCGGCTATTTCTGGTCTTCAGGGATACAAATTTGGTAAAGTGACTACTATTCCTTTCCCAGATTATAATTTTTATCCAAAATCTCCTTATGAAGCTATTGAAGAAAACTTAAAAATGGACTTACATACTTTGGTTTTACTTGATATTCAGGCTCACAAGGACAGATATATGACTGTTAATCAGGGTCTTGAATATTTAATGAATATTCATGATTCTTTAGAACGTGAAGGTTTGGTTGATGAAAATACACTTGCTATGGGTATTGCCCGTGTAGGTTCAAAAGATGTCTGTGTTAAAGCAGGTAAAATTTCAGAATTGATTGACTATGACTTTGGTGGGCCACTTCACTGTATTGTGATTCCATCTAAGCTTCATATTGTTGAGGCAGAATACCTTGTTGAAATTGCAGGTGCTGATCCTCAAATCCTTGATGATATCTAA
- a CDS encoding methanogenesis marker 5 protein, which yields MVKIAVYPPNSLILADLIERKGHTPLVLQKQIRQKIKDPEIDSPPMNITEEDPLIGLKYAAIEVPSGVRGRMSIIGPLIDEAEAAIVVDGAPYGFGCVGCARTNELSIFLLRNKGIPVLELKYPDNQDETYVMVNSINEFIDSLDKTTEEE from the coding sequence ATGGTTAAAATCGCTGTATATCCTCCAAATTCATTAATTTTAGCAGACTTAATTGAAAGAAAAGGTCACACTCCTTTAGTTCTTCAAAAACAAATTAGACAAAAAATTAAAGACCCGGAAATTGATTCTCCACCAATGAATATTACCGAAGAAGACCCACTTATAGGACTTAAATACGCAGCTATTGAAGTGCCTTCTGGTGTACGTGGAAGAATGTCTATTATTGGACCACTCATAGACGAAGCTGAAGCAGCTATTGTTGTTGACGGTGCTCCATATGGTTTCGGTTGTGTTGGTTGTGCAAGAACTAACGAATTATCAATATTTTTACTTAGAAACAAAGGTATTCCAGTTTTAGAATTAAAATACCCTGATAATCAAGATGAAACTTATGTTATGGTGAATTCAATTAACGAGTTTATTGATTCCCTTGATAAAACTACTGAGGAGGAATAA
- a CDS encoding radical SAM protein, with the protein MKEHKGSRFAHITRAHPCFNEKMHDKVGRAHVPVAPKCNIFCNFCTRDINNEEDRPGVTSCIMNPDDAITHINDVTADGPIAVVGVAGPGDSLANEETFEFFEKLAKEQPDLIKCMSTNGLLLPKYADRLAELGVNSVTVTINAIDPEIAEKIYSFIKYEGKVYKGREAVEILIKNQLEGVEKAAANGLVVKVNSVLIPTVNDEHIVEIAREVEKRGANLMNVLPLIPLGKMKDLQRPDCSMMEKVREEVEEIIPVFRACTQCRADAYGIPGKKSEDHHLGMTPQSHY; encoded by the coding sequence ATGAAAGAACATAAAGGTTCAAGATTTGCACACATTACAAGAGCACACCCTTGTTTCAATGAAAAAATGCACGATAAAGTAGGAAGAGCACACGTGCCTGTTGCACCAAAATGTAATATCTTTTGTAACTTCTGTACAAGAGACATCAACAATGAAGAAGATAGGCCTGGTGTAACAAGTTGTATCATGAATCCTGATGATGCAATTACTCATATTAATGATGTTACCGCAGATGGTCCAATTGCTGTTGTTGGAGTAGCAGGACCTGGTGATTCACTTGCTAACGAAGAAACATTTGAATTCTTTGAAAAATTAGCAAAAGAACAACCTGATTTGATAAAATGTATGAGTACTAACGGACTTTTACTTCCAAAATACGCAGACAGACTTGCTGAGCTTGGAGTAAACTCTGTTACCGTAACAATAAATGCAATTGATCCTGAAATTGCAGAAAAAATTTATTCATTTATCAAATACGAAGGAAAAGTCTACAAAGGTCGTGAAGCTGTAGAAATTTTAATCAAAAATCAATTAGAAGGTGTTGAAAAAGCAGCTGCTAATGGTTTAGTTGTTAAAGTTAACTCTGTATTAATACCTACAGTTAATGATGAACACATCGTTGAGATTGCACGTGAAGTTGAAAAACGTGGTGCTAACTTAATGAACGTCTTACCATTAATTCCATTAGGAAAAATGAAAGACTTACAAAGACCTGACTGTTCAATGATGGAAAAAGTCAGAGAAGAAGTTGAAGAAATTATTCCTGTATTTAGAGCATGTACTCAATGTAGAGCAGATGCATATGGTATTCCTGGTAAGAAAAGCGAAGACCATCATTTAGGAATGACTCCACAAAGTCATTACTAA
- a CDS encoding manganese-dependent inorganic pyrophosphatase, which translates to MVKTFVFGHKSPDSDSITSSLVMANLEKELGNSEAQAYRLGNINKETEFILDYLGIDAPELLESVEDGANVILVDHNSPAESVENLENANILKVVDHHKLALETSYPLFLRFEPVGCTETILCKLYEENGVEITKEMATLMVSAIISDTLLLKSPTTTEDDVKAVEKLAEIAEIDAEEYGLEMLKAGTDLSSFSIEEILALDAKQIDFKDVKSIVNQVNTASIPDVLEMKDELEAGMNKIIDDEGLDLFMLLITDIVNSNSQVIALGKDAKLVEKAYGVELVDNMVLLEGVVSRKKQVVPIMTENA; encoded by the coding sequence ATGGTTAAAACATTTGTTTTTGGACACAAAAGTCCGGATAGTGATTCAATTACTTCAAGTTTAGTAATGGCTAACTTAGAAAAAGAATTAGGCAACAGTGAAGCTCAAGCATACAGATTAGGAAATATCAATAAAGAAACTGAATTTATTTTAGATTACTTGGGAATTGATGCACCAGAACTTTTGGAAAGTGTTGAAGATGGTGCTAATGTTATTTTAGTAGATCACAACTCTCCTGCTGAATCTGTTGAAAATTTAGAAAATGCAAACATCTTAAAAGTTGTTGACCACCACAAATTAGCTTTAGAAACTTCTTACCCATTATTCTTAAGATTTGAACCTGTTGGTTGTACTGAAACTATTTTATGCAAATTATATGAAGAAAATGGTGTTGAAATTACAAAAGAAATGGCAACATTAATGGTATCTGCCATTATTTCCGATACTTTACTTTTAAAATCTCCAACCACTACTGAGGATGATGTAAAAGCAGTTGAAAAACTCGCAGAAATTGCAGAAATCGATGCAGAAGAATATGGTTTAGAAATGCTCAAAGCTGGAACTGATTTAAGCAGTTTTTCAATTGAAGAAATCTTAGCATTAGATGCAAAACAAATTGACTTTAAAGATGTTAAATCTATTGTTAATCAAGTAAACACTGCTAGTATTCCTGATGTCTTAGAAATGAAAGATGAATTGGAAGCAGGTATGAATAAAATCATTGATGATGAAGGATTAGACTTATTCATGCTCTTGATTACTGATATTGTTAACAGTAACTCACAAGTTATTGCTCTTGGAAAAGATGCAAAATTAGTTGAAAAAGCATATGGTGTTGAATTAGTGGATAACATGGTTTTACTTGAAGGCGTTGTTTCACGTAAAAAACAAGTTGTTCCAATCATGACTGAAAATGCATAA
- a CDS encoding methanogenesis marker 3 protein, producing the protein MLIKINGEEFNVAEGSTIQDVIEETNAPYTPGSIVCLIKGKKELEKNISKYKIKTTKGFIVIQLDESEEAKPLVDLWKNQYDEFVDLSIRWSTTTEVAIGPVVTDLEPTSDEHKYYEGDVVLSLSGFSNESTHLILLKENTTNVYSVPEHNKGIFAHVIGGKKTLDNLTEDDVITGIEPIIERSVTTDSAAISDLNTVLEENNELYTYISFEFDEESPICVEHLFALVKDGKIKVSYDSESFLGFYELAGLEKPKEHITKRNRGTLTIRNDGVGVGKLFIYRENRVLSPNHTTVGHIVNGMELIDIAKEGEFVTVKSEQERLMLLNKTQAEVKNILSEAGVEHIIDGLEDDDAVIVEQTPKHTIDILKEGKVTTKAIKKEDLCTIKFVDNAPRSVRYFKLLSGLLENPVGQIKIHFAVPGMHIVIFEGDKKAAKGLIPENNPVDKVIRGQIGITNMASKSVGLIGVRFEDNVEFGPTAENFESTNIIGDITSDYDHLEKLKEGVVVYVAESNNES; encoded by the coding sequence ATGTTAATTAAAATTAATGGTGAAGAATTTAATGTAGCAGAAGGTTCTACAATTCAAGATGTAATTGAAGAAACTAATGCTCCATATACTCCTGGTAGTATTGTCTGTCTAATTAAAGGTAAAAAAGAACTTGAAAAAAATATTAGTAAATATAAAATTAAAACTACTAAAGGGTTCATTGTTATCCAATTAGACGAATCTGAAGAAGCAAAACCTCTTGTTGATTTATGGAAGAATCAATATGATGAATTTGTTGATTTAAGTATTAGATGGTCCACTACAACTGAAGTTGCTATTGGTCCTGTTGTAACTGATCTTGAACCTACTTCAGATGAACATAAATATTATGAGGGAGATGTTGTTTTAAGTTTATCAGGTTTTAGTAATGAATCTACTCATTTAATATTGCTTAAAGAAAATACAACCAATGTCTACAGTGTACCTGAGCACAACAAAGGTATTTTCGCTCATGTCATTGGTGGTAAAAAGACTTTGGACAATTTAACTGAGGATGATGTAATTACAGGTATCGAACCTATTATTGAAAGAAGTGTAACCACTGATAGTGCGGCAATTTCTGACTTAAATACTGTTTTAGAAGAAAATAATGAATTGTACACTTATATCTCATTTGAATTTGATGAGGAATCTCCAATTTGTGTGGAACATTTATTTGCACTTGTTAAAGATGGTAAAATTAAAGTTTCATACGACAGTGAATCATTCTTAGGTTTTTATGAACTTGCAGGTCTTGAAAAACCAAAAGAACACATCACAAAAAGAAATAGAGGTACACTCACTATTAGAAATGATGGTGTAGGTGTTGGAAAACTTTTCATTTACCGTGAAAATAGAGTATTGTCTCCAAACCATACTACTGTTGGACATATAGTAAATGGTATGGAACTTATTGACATTGCAAAAGAAGGAGAATTTGTCACTGTTAAATCTGAACAAGAAAGATTAATGTTATTAAATAAAACCCAGGCTGAAGTTAAAAATATCTTAAGTGAAGCTGGTGTTGAACATATAATCGATGGACTTGAAGATGATGATGCAGTAATTGTCGAGCAGACTCCTAAACATACAATTGACATTTTAAAAGAAGGAAAAGTTACAACTAAAGCTATTAAGAAAGAAGACTTATGTACAATTAAATTTGTAGATAATGCACCAAGGTCTGTAAGATACTTCAAGTTATTATCTGGACTTTTGGAAAATCCTGTGGGTCAAATCAAAATCCACTTTGCTGTTCCTGGAATGCATATTGTAATATTTGAAGGAGACAAAAAAGCTGCTAAAGGTTTAATTCCTGAAAACAATCCTGTTGACAAAGTTATCAGAGGTCAAATCGGAATTACCAACATGGCATCTAAAAGTGTTGGTTTAATCGGTGTTAGATTTGAAGATAACGTAGAATTCGGACCTACTGCAGAAAACTTTGAATCAACAAATATAATTGGTGATATCACATCAGATTATGATCATCTTGAAAAACTAAAAGAAGGAGTTGTAGTTTATGTTGCAGAATCTAACAATGAGTCCTGA
- a CDS encoding methanogenesis marker 6 protein, whose amino-acid sequence MLQNLTMSPELGSEDWDPDVITRMIFIGPGAHVSEQQVVNEFHMLDLPLTIKNTCYGSMISGKSEDVYKAIEEIRKLDPNHIFTKERGFAPGDPRRCRGHRFGPREGFHQMEKEFQILGFVSEALENPKEVEIEEKKPLAVDEFKKILDECLDKKE is encoded by the coding sequence ATGTTGCAGAATCTAACAATGAGTCCTGAGTTAGGTAGTGAAGACTGGGATCCTGACGTAATTACTCGTATGATTTTTATCGGTCCTGGAGCTCATGTAAGCGAACAACAAGTTGTAAATGAGTTTCACATGCTTGATTTACCACTCACAATTAAAAATACCTGTTATGGATCAATGATTAGTGGAAAAAGTGAAGATGTCTACAAAGCTATTGAAGAGATTAGAAAACTTGATCCAAATCACATTTTCACAAAAGAAAGAGGATTTGCACCTGGAGACCCTAGAAGATGCAGAGGTCATAGGTTTGGTCCAAGAGAAGGTTTCCATCAAATGGAAAAAGAATTTCAAATACTTGGTTTTGTCTCAGAAGCTTTAGAAAATCCTAAAGAAGTTGAAATCGAAGAGAAAAAACCACTTGCTGTTGACGAATTTAAAAAAATATTAGATGAATGTTTAGATAAAAAAGAATAG
- a CDS encoding methanogenesis marker 15 protein, protein MVKIALVSCGTEYSGIQKEIEKAANKFGSEIILPEIDLDYIDESYEKFGFSAQSSSLKLMIARAMAIVEGRCKPDAVFIATCFRCAEAALVRNEVRRFIQNNTRIPVVTYSFTERTKADELFIRMEALTTTVTRRNILAREKQEGLTLGLDSGSTTTKAVLMENNEVIGTGWTSTKDIIESAKIAAAEAFEGTGYDWKDIDGLGTTGYGRFTMGEKFGAELVQEELSVNAKGAVYLADRQKGEATVLDIGGMDNKVITVNNGIPDNFTMGGICAGASGRFLDMTSRRLDVDITELGPLAVQGDWRNAILNSYCIVFGIQDLVTTLAAGGSKADVAAAACHSVAEQVYEQQLQEIDIREPLIQVGGTSLISGLVEAVSETLGGIEVIVPEYSQHIGAVGCALLVSGMGHRQDK, encoded by the coding sequence ATGGTAAAAATTGCTTTAGTTTCATGTGGAACAGAATATAGTGGAATTCAAAAGGAAATTGAAAAAGCAGCAAACAAATTTGGTTCTGAAATTATTCTTCCAGAAATTGATTTAGATTACATTGATGAATCCTATGAAAAATTCGGATTTTCAGCTCAAAGTTCAAGTTTAAAATTAATGATTGCAAGAGCAATGGCTATTGTTGAAGGAAGATGTAAACCTGATGCAGTATTTATTGCAACCTGTTTTAGATGTGCAGAAGCAGCATTAGTTAGAAATGAAGTAAGAAGATTTATTCAAAACAACACACGTATTCCTGTAGTTACCTATTCATTTACTGAAAGAACAAAAGCTGATGAATTGTTCATCCGTATGGAAGCATTAACTACTACTGTTACTCGTAGAAACATTCTTGCTCGTGAAAAACAAGAAGGACTTACTCTTGGTTTAGATTCAGGTTCAACAACTACAAAAGCAGTTCTTATGGAAAACAATGAAGTTATCGGAACTGGTTGGACTTCTACCAAAGATATCATTGAATCTGCAAAAATTGCAGCTGCTGAAGCATTTGAGGGCACAGGATATGACTGGAAAGATATTGACGGTCTTGGAACTACTGGTTATGGTAGATTCACAATGGGTGAAAAATTCGGTGCAGAACTTGTTCAGGAAGAATTGTCTGTTAACGCAAAAGGTGCAGTATACTTGGCTGACCGTCAAAAAGGCGAAGCTACTGTATTAGATATTGGTGGTATGGATAACAAGGTAATTACCGTAAACAATGGTATTCCTGATAACTTTACCATGGGTGGTATCTGTGCAGGAGCATCCGGAAGATTCTTGGATATGACTTCCCGTAGGTTAGATGTTGATATTACTGAATTAGGTCCTCTTGCGGTACAAGGAGACTGGAGAAACGCTATCTTGAACTCATACTGTATTGTATTTGGTATTCAAGACCTTGTTACTACATTAGCAGCTGGTGGTTCAAAAGCAGATGTTGCTGCAGCAGCATGTCACTCTGTAGCTGAACAAGTTTATGAACAACAACTTCAAGAAATTGACATCCGTGAACCTTTAATCCAAGTAGGTGGAACAAGTTTAATTTCCGGACTTGTTGAAGCTGTAAGTGAAACTTTAGGTGGAATTGAAGTTATTGTACCTGAATACTCTCAACATATCGGTGCTGTAGGATGCGCTCTTTTAGTATCTGGAATGGGACACAGACAAGACAAATAA
- the hdrC gene encoding CoB--CoM heterodisulfide reductase subunit C, with translation MSIINRLKSLFKGDMDKEESDINNDVSNTSNDVEVTSSKMEETVAPVKEDSEKDLTFKKDIEIVEDSSEEEAETTEEAVEEEVAEEVAEEVAEEVEEVEDEETTVEDVVEEVEENSNKNIKRDTMTLLTDKELLNDSNRDPDFTAEFIDAGIETVKHCFQCGTCSGGCPSGRRTPYKVRQIVRKCLLGLKEEVITDDALWMCTTCYTCQERCLRSVKIVEIIKKARNVAAHAGYMAKAHKMTGVFVLNTGHAVPINDEVKVLRAKIGLPEVPPTTHAFPEALTEVQKLCKITAFDELIGYDEATGGLKE, from the coding sequence ATGTCTATAATAAATCGTCTTAAATCCTTGTTCAAAGGAGATATGGATAAAGAAGAATCAGACATCAACAATGATGTATCAAACACATCTAATGATGTCGAAGTTACATCTTCAAAAATGGAAGAAACTGTTGCTCCTGTAAAGGAAGACAGTGAAAAAGATTTAACTTTCAAAAAAGACATCGAAATTGTAGAAGATTCATCTGAAGAAGAAGCTGAAACAACTGAAGAAGCAGTTGAAGAAGAAGTTGCTGAAGAAGTGGCAGAAGAAGTTGCTGAAGAAGTTGAAGAAGTTGAAGATGAAGAAACAACTGTTGAAGATGTTGTTGAGGAAGTTGAAGAAAACTCAAATAAAAATATAAAGAGAGATACTATGACTTTATTAACTGATAAAGAATTATTAAATGATAGTAATCGTGATCCAGATTTCACCGCTGAGTTTATTGATGCTGGAATTGAAACTGTAAAACACTGTTTCCAATGTGGTACCTGTAGTGGAGGATGCCCATCTGGAAGAAGAACTCCTTATAAAGTAAGACAAATCGTCAGAAAATGTTTATTAGGTTTAAAAGAAGAAGTTATCACCGATGACGCTTTATGGATGTGTACTACCTGTTACACCTGTCAAGAAAGATGTCTCAGAAGCGTAAAAATCGTTGAAATTATCAAAAAAGCACGTAACGTTGCTGCTCACGCAGGATACATGGCTAAAGCTCACAAAATGACTGGTGTATTTGTATTAAATACTGGTCACGCTGTACCTATCAACGATGAAGTTAAAGTTTTAAGAGCAAAAATCGGTCTTCCTGAAGTACCACCAACAACTCATGCTTTCCCTGAAGCATTAACTGAAGTACAAAAATTATGTAAAATTACCGCTTTCGATGAATTAATCGGTTACGATGAAGCAACCGGCGGATTAAAAGAATAG
- a CDS encoding archaeosine tRNA-ribosyltransferase — MIKKFEIKSHDGPGRVGKVDDELTPRIFFSDELKIAPSEGSAHNIDREIAEFNVKETLRLAKENVDNCDIAVIQGSKYIDLRIECLKQLEEIGYNGFIIANGDALLTNSRELVDVIVSLKKEAKKTSYFIFPFAELSFMPILTYMGIDGFLADAANYYSHLNVLQTPTKAYDLNSYPIYEEISQKDLEKKNLENMEFVIKEIHAHMKNRSLRNLVEERSGTTPQNISTLKILDKTHMDYLLEYTQLF, encoded by the coding sequence ATGATAAAAAAATTCGAAATTAAATCACATGATGGACCTGGAAGAGTTGGAAAAGTTGATGATGAACTTACACCTAGAATATTTTTTAGCGATGAGTTAAAAATAGCTCCTAGTGAAGGATCAGCACATAATATTGACCGTGAAATTGCAGAGTTTAATGTAAAAGAAACATTAAGACTTGCAAAAGAAAATGTAGATAACTGCGATATTGCTGTAATACAAGGTTCCAAATACATTGATTTAAGAATTGAATGTTTAAAACAATTAGAAGAAATTGGATATAATGGATTTATAATAGCTAATGGTGATGCATTATTAACCAATTCAAGAGAACTTGTTGATGTTATTGTATCTCTTAAAAAAGAAGCTAAAAAAACAAGTTATTTCATTTTCCCTTTTGCAGAATTATCATTTATGCCAATTTTAACATATATGGGAATTGACGGATTTTTAGCAGATGCTGCAAACTATTACAGTCATTTAAATGTTTTACAAACTCCAACAAAAGCATATGACTTAAATAGCTATCCAATTTACGAAGAAATATCTCAAAAAGATTTGGAAAAAAAGAATCTTGAGAATATGGAATTTGTTATAAAAGAAATTCATGCCCATATGAAAAACAGATCATTGAGAAATCTTGTTGAAGAACGTTCAGGAACAACTCCACAAAATATCTCAACTTTAAAAATACTCGATAAAACCCATATGGACTATTTATTAGAGTATACACAATTATTCTAA
- a CDS encoding class I SAM-dependent methyltransferase family protein — MKCVKVPLKQLNDTRIKLMENGLMNMEYRIKAQDDFGYIPINDDVGEYEIVDIELEPLKRVPHNFAELLKDELSLEEIENLRTSFDTIGDIVILEIPRDLQDKKQIIGDAAFKFTKRRSIFMKKSAVKGTIRIRDLEFLSGVDDSVTIHKEHGARLKLDVREVYFSPRLATERKRVMESVNEGEKILDMFCGIGPFPIVIAREKDVEITAVDINESAIKYLDENIRLNKLKGQIKTYCGDARKVSDEFKTKYDRIIMNLPGLAYTFLDVAVNLIEDNGIINYYEFSNSYEQGIKRITDAANEVGKKVEIINCRKVKSTSPGEWHVAIDAKISEI, encoded by the coding sequence ATGAAATGTGTAAAAGTTCCATTAAAACAATTAAATGACACCCGTATAAAATTAATGGAAAATGGTTTAATGAATATGGAATATAGAATAAAAGCCCAGGATGATTTTGGCTATATTCCTATTAATGATGATGTTGGAGAGTATGAAATTGTTGATATTGAGTTAGAACCTCTAAAAAGAGTTCCACACAATTTTGCAGAATTACTCAAAGATGAATTATCACTAGAAGAAATTGAGAATTTAAGAACCTCCTTTGATACAATCGGAGATATTGTGATTTTAGAAATTCCAAGAGATTTGCAGGACAAAAAACAAATCATTGGAGATGCTGCATTTAAATTTACAAAAAGAAGATCCATTTTTATGAAAAAAAGTGCAGTTAAAGGAACAATACGTATCCGTGATTTGGAATTCTTATCTGGAGTAGATGATTCTGTTACAATCCATAAAGAGCATGGAGCAAGATTAAAACTTGATGTTCGTGAAGTATATTTCTCACCAAGACTTGCAACAGAAAGAAAACGTGTAATGGAAAGTGTTAATGAGGGTGAAAAAATATTGGACATGTTTTGTGGAATCGGACCATTTCCTATTGTAATTGCACGTGAAAAGGATGTTGAGATTACTGCAGTTGACATCAATGAATCTGCAATTAAATATTTAGATGAAAATATTCGCCTAAACAAATTGAAAGGTCAAATCAAAACATACTGCGGTGATGCCAGAAAAGTTAGTGATGAGTTTAAAACAAAGTATGATAGAATTATTATGAACTTACCTGGTCTTGCATATACTTTCCTTGACGTTGCAGTTAATTTAATTGAAGATAATGGAATAATTAATTATTATGAGTTTTCTAATTCATATGAACAAGGAATAAAACGCATAACTGATGCTGCAAACGAGGTTGGAAAAAAAGTAGAAATCATCAACTGCAGAAAAGTCAAATCAACATCACCTGGCGAATGGCATGTAGCTATTGATGCAAAAATAAGTGAAATTTAG